The following proteins are encoded in a genomic region of Trueperaceae bacterium:
- a CDS encoding biopolymer transporter ExbD: MRTRSGRQLSRVSAGLDLTPMIDVVFLLVIFFMVSTTFITFEAGLPVDLPQSQNSLSQTAELPTVTINKMQQVFLGDSSIEEEDLVKALKSQMAILEASVVILRADREVPHGFVVRVMDLIKRSGAERIAIATGG; this comes from the coding sequence ATGAGGACTCGGAGTGGGCGACAATTGTCGCGAGTTAGCGCTGGACTCGACCTTACTCCAATGATTGACGTGGTTTTTTTATTAGTTATCTTCTTTATGGTTTCTACTACCTTCATAACTTTTGAGGCTGGATTGCCCGTAGATCTTCCTCAATCTCAGAATTCCTTGTCTCAGACAGCGGAGTTACCGACAGTAACTATCAACAAAATGCAGCAGGTTTTTTTAGGAGATTCTTCCATCGAGGAAGAGGATCTTGTCAAAGCCCTTAAATCCCAGATGGCAATTCTTGAAGCGTCAGTCGTAATTCTTCGAGCTGATCGCGAAGTTCCGCACGGGTTTGTTGTTCGTGTGATGGATCTAATTAAGCGCTCTGGTGCAGAGCGAATCGCAATTGCCACCGGTGGTTGA